Proteins encoded by one window of Mesorhizobium sp. INR15:
- a CDS encoding amino acid permease — protein MGELGSQVVAPPAAVTSPGAAAVVQTEPGQLSRALGDRQVQFIAIGGAIGAGLFLASGEAIHKAGPGLLLDYMITGIIVFLIARALGELAIYRPVAGSFASYAEEFIGPWAGFLTGWSYWLNWILAGIAEVSAIGIYFHYWYPDLPQWIPALCAVIVLYGANVISVKLYGEIEFWLSLVKVVTILAMIALGSVIIFFGLKGTSGPADFSNLWSHGGVFPHGATGVLLALPIAAFSFGGTEVLGLTAGEVKDPSKSLPKAFNGIIYRILIFYIGALTVIMTLYPWDQLDPKASPFVLVFARIGLPAAAAIVNIVVISAAASACNSGLFATSRMLYSMSGSGQAPRFLSHLNKHQVPSRCLAVSVAMMLLGVLLNYLVPASVFNYAITGVLVFLLWTWIVIMVSHMRYRRAVQNGSKPGVAFRLPGSPVTNWLVLVFVGVIVILMAFDPETRIAFYFAAAWFGVLGAIYFALGLAGAGRSNGNKTVVT, from the coding sequence TTGGGTGAACTTGGCAGCCAGGTTGTGGCACCGCCCGCAGCGGTAACCAGTCCAGGCGCCGCAGCGGTGGTCCAGACCGAACCTGGTCAATTGTCGCGCGCTTTGGGCGATCGCCAGGTCCAGTTCATTGCCATCGGCGGGGCTATTGGCGCCGGCCTGTTCCTCGCCTCTGGCGAGGCCATCCACAAAGCCGGCCCGGGCCTGCTCCTGGACTACATGATTACAGGGATCATCGTCTTTCTGATTGCGCGGGCGCTTGGCGAACTCGCGATCTATCGACCCGTCGCCGGATCCTTCGCGTCCTATGCCGAGGAGTTCATCGGCCCCTGGGCAGGATTTCTGACGGGATGGTCATACTGGTTGAACTGGATCCTGGCGGGGATAGCGGAAGTCAGCGCGATCGGGATCTATTTCCACTACTGGTACCCGGATCTGCCACAATGGATTCCAGCACTTTGCGCGGTCATCGTTCTCTATGGCGCGAACGTTATTTCCGTGAAGCTGTATGGCGAGATCGAATTCTGGCTGTCGCTGGTGAAGGTCGTCACGATCCTGGCGATGATCGCATTGGGCTCGGTGATCATTTTCTTTGGCTTGAAGGGCACATCCGGTCCTGCAGATTTCTCCAATCTCTGGTCGCACGGGGGCGTCTTTCCGCACGGCGCCACGGGCGTGCTGCTCGCGCTCCCCATCGCCGCCTTTTCCTTCGGCGGCACCGAGGTCCTAGGGCTGACCGCCGGAGAGGTGAAGGACCCCAGCAAATCGCTTCCAAAAGCATTCAACGGGATTATCTACCGGATTCTGATCTTCTATATCGGCGCGTTGACGGTGATCATGACGCTCTATCCGTGGGACCAACTCGATCCGAAGGCGAGCCCCTTCGTGTTGGTTTTCGCGCGTATAGGCCTTCCCGCCGCCGCCGCGATCGTCAACATTGTCGTGATTTCTGCAGCAGCGTCAGCATGCAACAGCGGGCTCTTCGCAACCAGCCGGATGCTGTACTCCATGTCCGGCTCCGGCCAAGCTCCGCGCTTTCTCTCACATCTCAACAAACACCAGGTTCCCAGCCGGTGCCTGGCCGTCTCGGTTGCGATGATGCTCTTGGGAGTCCTGCTCAACTATCTGGTGCCTGCCAGCGTTTTCAACTATGCGATCACCGGTGTCCTGGTGTTTCTGTTATGGACATGGATAGTGATCATGGTGTCGCATATGCGCTATCGCCGGGCCGTTCAAAACGGCAGCAAACCAGGTGTCGCGTTCCGCCTTCCGGGTTCTCCTGTCACCAATTGGCTTGTTCTCGTGTTCGTTGGTGTCATCGTCATATTGATGGCCTTTGATCCCGAGACGCGAATTGCATTCTACTTCGCTGCTGCCTGGTTTGGCGTTCTGGGCGCAATCTATTTCGCGCTGGGTCTGGCCGGCGCTGGCCGCAGTAACGGGAACAAGACCGTCGTGACGTGA
- a CDS encoding pyridoxal-dependent decarboxylase produces the protein MKTVSQEPIAVEALFLGPKSENQAFFKTTLDFLMDEHVHWRRDFHPADDEMVTPSEMRQQPFTSTLDRTTAVLNMVSAKLKDSSTPWFSTRYLGHMNSDTLMVANLAQMAATLYNPNNVAYESSVATAHMELECGGDFAKLLGYDPDRSWGHITSDGTIANYESLWLARNLKSFPLAVKEVSPELVKGLDDWQLLNLSVTQILDLVDRTKEQKTFGLVLKASARARGAGGGKLGKIIVPQTRHYSWDKAADVLGIGVDNLIRIPVTDRYRMDIGALRSAIDACIKSKTPIISVVAVVATTEEGAVDDIAAVAALRDEYAKQGLSFYFHVDAAYGGYGRAVFLDEASHFMSFAEVRAKIAEMGVPASEAMFPSEDVWNAYRAMPAADSITIDPHKMGYIPYAAGGIALQDKRILGLVSYDAAYVFDNKQNLEMNLGSVILEGSKSGAAAAGVWAAHRLLPLNIAGYGQLIGRSVAGAAHFAKALESVREFMVGDKIIVCEQLLDGPDFNVVCMAFNYKGNTDLTKMNNLNAQIYKASSYEGGPLYADDWITSHTVLEFDSYGNAPMGLVGRLGIPEAEWNRIHNVYVLRCCVLHPWIVKVASYPESWQSYLEIMKKEIGRIIARDRSQPTAPSSDSPKASEMTSARSNQRLKVGNLG, from the coding sequence GTGAAAACTGTAAGCCAAGAACCAATTGCCGTCGAAGCCCTCTTCCTCGGGCCGAAATCGGAAAACCAGGCCTTCTTCAAGACGACGCTCGACTTTTTGATGGATGAGCACGTCCACTGGCGGCGTGACTTCCATCCGGCGGATGACGAAATGGTCACCCCGAGCGAAATGCGGCAGCAGCCGTTTACCTCCACTCTCGACCGCACGACGGCGGTCTTGAACATGGTGTCGGCGAAACTGAAGGACAGTTCCACGCCTTGGTTCTCGACACGCTACCTAGGCCACATGAATTCGGACACGCTGATGGTGGCGAACCTCGCCCAGATGGCGGCCACATTATACAACCCGAACAATGTCGCCTACGAATCCTCGGTCGCAACCGCGCATATGGAACTTGAGTGCGGTGGCGATTTCGCGAAATTGCTTGGCTACGATCCGGATCGTTCCTGGGGCCACATCACGTCGGACGGCACAATCGCGAACTATGAATCGCTGTGGCTTGCCCGCAACCTCAAGTCGTTCCCTTTAGCCGTCAAGGAGGTCAGTCCCGAGCTTGTCAAAGGTCTCGACGACTGGCAGTTGCTCAACCTGTCCGTGACCCAGATCCTTGACCTGGTCGATCGCACCAAGGAGCAGAAGACCTTTGGTCTTGTACTGAAGGCATCGGCGCGTGCGCGCGGCGCCGGCGGCGGCAAGCTCGGAAAGATCATTGTGCCGCAGACCCGGCACTACTCCTGGGACAAGGCGGCCGATGTCCTCGGCATCGGCGTCGACAATCTCATCCGGATTCCCGTCACGGATCGCTATCGCATGGATATCGGTGCGCTCCGATCGGCGATCGACGCTTGTATCAAGTCCAAGACGCCAATCATATCGGTCGTCGCCGTGGTTGCGACGACGGAGGAGGGGGCCGTCGATGACATCGCCGCCGTGGCGGCGCTGCGCGACGAATATGCCAAGCAGGGTCTTTCGTTCTATTTCCATGTCGATGCGGCTTACGGCGGCTACGGGCGCGCGGTCTTCCTTGACGAGGCAAGCCATTTCATGAGCTTCGCCGAGGTTCGCGCCAAGATCGCCGAGATGGGCGTTCCGGCTTCGGAGGCCATGTTCCCGTCCGAGGACGTCTGGAACGCCTATCGCGCGATGCCTGCGGCGGATTCGATCACCATCGACCCGCACAAGATGGGCTACATTCCTTATGCTGCGGGCGGTATTGCATTGCAGGACAAGCGCATTTTGGGTCTCGTCTCCTACGATGCGGCCTACGTCTTCGACAACAAGCAAAATCTGGAAATGAACCTTGGCAGCGTCATACTCGAAGGCTCCAAGTCCGGTGCCGCCGCGGCCGGCGTATGGGCGGCGCACAGGCTGCTGCCGCTCAACATCGCCGGGTATGGCCAGTTGATCGGTCGCAGCGTTGCCGGTGCCGCGCACTTTGCCAAGGCGCTGGAAAGCGTTCGGGAATTCATGGTCGGTGACAAGATTATCGTCTGCGAGCAGCTCCTCGATGGACCGGATTTCAATGTCGTTTGCATGGCCTTCAACTACAAGGGCAATACCGATCTGACCAAAATGAACAATCTGAATGCCCAGATTTACAAGGCGTCCTCCTATGAAGGCGGCCCGCTCTACGCGGACGATTGGATTACGTCGCACACCGTTCTTGAATTCGATTCCTATGGCAATGCACCGATGGGACTGGTTGGCCGACTGGGAATCCCGGAGGCGGAATGGAACCGAATCCACAACGTCTATGTGCTCAGGTGCTGCGTGCTCCATCCCTGGATCGTCAAGGTCGCGAGCTATCCGGAGAGCTGGCAGTCCTATCTCGAGATAATGAAAAAGGAAATTGGCCGGATCATCGCGCGTGACCGGTCTCAACCCACGGCACCAAGCAGTGATTCGCCCAAGGCGAGTGAAATGACCTCTGCGCGCTCTAATCAACGCCTGAAGGTTGGCAACCTTGGGTGA
- a CDS encoding APC family permease, which produces MATAAKPATYSLSLPTFIMITSAVLISIRTFPLQALVGWQTIAFNALAIILYLIPASLVSAELATGWPKEGGVYVWVKEAFGEQCGFVAIWLQWFQMTIGFIGILTFIAGTAAYLFNPALADSKIFIFAVVVGVWWGATLLNLQGLKTYARWTTLFVILGAFIPMIVLIGGGILYIWSGHPVLIPLIPSAKDLVPRFSDAGDLVLLITFVFFFIGIEVSAAHANEMKNPNRDYPIAILVVGVIMAVTSVIGGLVVAWIVPVKDLSLIAGIMQSFQVVFGPGLSWITPVVGVLIIVGAVGEVIAWVLGPVRGLSVAARDGLLPAVFQKENKQGVPTALMFLQAVLVTFWGAVFVVLPGGVSAGFWALFALTTSVYIVMYFFMYAAAIRLRYTQPDTPRKFRIPGGKLGMWLMAGWGIVAAAFIFVISLLPPTQVKEDPLPFELFMIIGTIVVCLIPIAIYRFRKTNWKQIAVIPLPVA; this is translated from the coding sequence ATGGCGACCGCCGCAAAACCAGCCACTTATTCCCTATCGCTCCCAACGTTCATCATGATCACATCGGCGGTCCTAATCAGCATCCGCACCTTCCCGCTGCAAGCCCTTGTCGGCTGGCAAACCATCGCCTTCAACGCCCTGGCGATCATCCTCTACCTGATCCCGGCCTCGCTCGTGTCGGCTGAACTTGCGACTGGCTGGCCCAAGGAGGGCGGTGTCTATGTCTGGGTCAAGGAGGCCTTCGGCGAACAATGCGGCTTCGTCGCGATCTGGCTGCAGTGGTTTCAGATGACCATAGGCTTCATCGGCATCCTGACCTTTATCGCGGGCACAGCCGCCTATCTGTTCAACCCGGCATTGGCCGACAGCAAGATCTTTATCTTCGCGGTGGTTGTCGGCGTTTGGTGGGGAGCCACACTGCTCAACCTCCAAGGCTTGAAGACCTACGCCCGCTGGACGACGCTCTTCGTAATCCTGGGCGCCTTCATTCCCATGATCGTCCTGATAGGCGGCGGTATTCTCTATATCTGGTCAGGCCACCCCGTCCTCATTCCCCTGATCCCGTCCGCAAAGGACCTCGTTCCGCGGTTCTCCGATGCCGGCGATCTCGTCCTCCTGATCACATTCGTCTTCTTTTTCATTGGCATCGAGGTCTCTGCCGCACACGCCAATGAAATGAAGAATCCCAACCGCGACTACCCGATCGCGATCCTTGTCGTCGGCGTGATCATGGCGGTCACAAGCGTCATCGGCGGACTGGTCGTTGCCTGGATCGTCCCGGTGAAGGACCTCAGCCTGATCGCCGGAATCATGCAAAGTTTTCAAGTCGTGTTTGGTCCAGGGCTTAGCTGGATCACCCCCGTTGTCGGTGTTCTCATCATCGTCGGAGCGGTGGGCGAGGTCATCGCCTGGGTGCTAGGCCCGGTGCGCGGACTTAGTGTGGCGGCACGCGACGGGCTTTTGCCTGCCGTGTTCCAAAAGGAAAACAAGCAGGGTGTGCCGACTGCGCTTATGTTCCTGCAGGCGGTTCTGGTGACATTCTGGGGAGCGGTCTTCGTCGTACTGCCAGGCGGCGTCAGCGCCGGCTTCTGGGCGCTCTTCGCCCTGACGACCTCGGTCTATATCGTCATGTATTTCTTCATGTACGCGGCCGCCATCCGGTTGCGATACACCCAGCCGGACACACCGCGAAAGTTCCGGATTCCGGGCGGCAAGCTGGGCATGTGGCTCATGGCGGGCTGGGGAATTGTCGCGGCTGCCTTCATTTTCGTGATCTCGCTGCTGCCGCCGACGCAGGTCAAGGAAGACCCGCTGCCGTTCGAACTCTTCATGATCATCGGTACGATCGTCGTGTGCCTCATCCCGATCGCGATCTATCGCTTCCGCAAAACCAACTGGAAACAGATCGCGGTCATTCCGTTGCCCGTAGCGTAG